CTGTTAAAGTCTGTTTTGGAAGGATTAACTGAATAAATAAGTAACAGCTCCCAGGTAACACTTTTGACTAAAATAGCCCAGAACAtttaggataggataggataggatacaACAGAGcattttcatttggaagggacccacaacgatcatctagtccaaccagcACCACTTCAGGACTGATCAAAAGTTAAAGcctgttattaagggcattgtcgaAATGCCTCTTGACCACTAACAGGcgtggggcattgaccacctctctaggaagcctgttccagtgtttgaccaccgtTTCTGTAAAATGTCACCACTATTTCTCCTAATGTCAagtttaaacctcccctgacaccgctttgaaccattcccacgcgTCCTGTCACTGGATAATAGGGGGAAAGGATAGTTACAGTTGTCCATCACAAGGCAGCTTACTGAGAACAATCTTAGAGAGCCAAAAAGTTGCATCTGTAGTTTCTGAGTATCTCGTAGGTATTTTTCACCTTCTTGTTACTTTTGCATCGATTGCCATGGCCTTGAGGATTCTGCATATTTTGTGGATGACTCAAGGATCTGAGCAAATGGTCTTGTGAAAGTGGTTGGTATCATTTTCTGCTGTCAGCTGATGTATTTTCTTACGTAACTGTGAAGACTGAATTTGCTACAACACTGTGGTTTTTTACAAAGGTTAAAATAAGCTGTTTGTGAAAGAACATGTAATATGCTGTAAACAGGGAGAGTCCACAAATTTTGTTCATTAAATCTTTGTTTGCTGGCTAAAACCAGGAGCCTCTGATTACAGATACATGTCAGTTCAGAGTTTCTAAAGACAAATTTTAGGAAACCAAGCATGTGGAATAACAGTTTAGAAGTTCTGATGTGTGAATACTGTAAGAAAGGTGGAGGAATGTTAGAGTTGCAGAAAGGAATTTTACCATGAATTATTGGATTACATTAAGGCAGGAAGATTTAAACCTAAGTGTTGGAATGAGTCTCCCCACAGTAACATGTGTTAGGTTATGTGAGACCTCTGCGCTCTGCGATGTGCCTAAAAACAGTAGGGTTTACCCTTCCACCCTGTCCCCCTTTCATTCAGAAGGACCTCAAGGCTCTTTCGTAGCAGTGTATGGGAAGGTTGTGTTTCTCCTCCGGGGGAATGCAGCCTCTCCTGAGGGAGGGTACGAAAGCAAAGCTGCTCAGCAGTCTTTGAGATGTATGGGGAGTAGGAAATGGTATTGTGGTCAAGGAAGATTCTGCTAGTCATTGGTGGTTTTAATGTCATACAACTAAGATGATATCTTTTGTTAGCTCCCAGAATTGGTTTTCAGGACTGAGGTGCAGGTTATTTATAGTGCTACGCTGTAGGGCTACACATAATGCCACACATTCATCATTCTTTTCTACTGCAGCATATACACAGGTTCTTAAATGAAACCTGGACTACTCGTTATCACAAAGAACTAAATCCAGATTTGCTGACTTTTCTTTGGTCCGTCATTGCTTCTATATTTTCACTTGGAGGCCTGTGTGGAGCCCTGATTGGAGGCAGCATGGCGATTCGGCTAGGCAGGTGAGTTACAGCAGCAGGTGTAGAGCAGCATGCTTTCCTTTCCTACTTTCTCACcgaaatataaaggaaataaataggaaaagaGTGGGAGAAAATGTAACTTActtgattataaatatttttcacttcaaaGTACAGTTTGCTAGTAGAATTTTACAGTTTCTTCCAGTGTGACTTTAAATGATGAGCCCTGAATTATAGCCTTCCAGTCTAGTCTTTCCATTACATTTATTGACATCTCAATAGGCGTATGCGCGTACTGTATGGTGGGGAACACAGGTCCCCCATACACATTTGCAGCCTTCATGCCAATAATCTGTAACATGCTGTGTAATCTGTACCGTTTCATGCACATTCTGTATAGATAGAGCATAAATGAACAAACCCCCACTCCTACCTTGGCAGGCATTGCTGTCATATTTATGCATTATTCTTATgtttggacctttttttttaaaatatgagtaaATAGTTGTATCAGATACCTGGATTTCCAGTGAATAGCACGTTTCTTCAGTATAAAGCCCATTTTTTCCATAGtatcagaaaggaaaacttttttaaaaaaaacatgttatTGCAGATTTTCAtaatggtttgttgttttgtttgcttttctcctctttagGAAAGGAGCTCTTTTGATGAATAATATTATAGCGATACTGGCCTCCATTTTAATGGGCATCAGCTTTCCGACAGGATTGTTTGAGTTACTGATTGTTGGAAGGTTTTTGATTGGCATAAATTCAGGTGAATGATTTCCTGTTCCTACTTTCAGTAGACTGGTGAATGAAAAATGATTGTTACTGCTGATTCTTTAGCTATTATTTGCTTGTATGCTACTTTGTAGATATGatgacaaaaatgttttgtagTCTAACTTGGAATATGAAAGCAGCTAAATTAATAGAGAAATTAACTAAGTCAGATTTCCTAAATGTTCAGGTTCAGTAACTCTTGAAAGCAAAATCTATTAATaggaaaatgtttttccatttacttgCAGGTGTTGGGCTCTGTGTACAGCCCCTGTATATTGGGGAGGTTGCCCCAAAACATCTTAGAGgtggcatggccatggggagTTCCATCTTTCTGACTGGGGGCATTCTGACAGGACAAATAATTGGTTTGAggttagaaatgcatttttttttcctgccttgccTTACTCGCATGTAAAGAATTCAaattcctgcagctccctgcaaaATACTCATTGTGGCTGTTGTAACATTAATGAATCAACTTCTCACAGAAGGTCTACCTATAAGAAGAAAACCCTGCTTTTGTCACATTATTCCTACAACTGCAAACCTTCTATACTGTCTCCCCAGGGAAGTATTTCAGTTTAGATGGGTCAGCCAGAACAGCATCAGTAAAACAGGTACATTTATGCTGAGTTCATATTTTCTGCCAGTTTCTTGCTGGAGACAGTGGGCATTCGTAAGACAGGACTCGAGAGCAAAGGACTCGTGATTTCAGTATTGTAGCACTACTGCTGGTTTTGTCCCTTGTGAGATCAGCTCCAAGAACAGAGGCTCCCCAACCTCAagatgaaaagctgcttttgtgaAGTCTGCTCGAAGCTTTCCACTGCCCTGAGAGCAACTGCTAGTACCCCGAGTAACAGCACATTATCTGCTTTTCCTCTGTCCCTCTACCAAAAGCACTTAgacttctctttattttcccttaTTGCTAGGTTCTGAATGAACTGATTTTGCTAGATACTTTAGCAAAATAAAGATGAATATAAATTTCACACTGCGTAAGCTAGGATcagtatttaaaatgcaatacGCTTTCTATTTTAACAAGTTTATATTGCCCACAACACATCATCCTGCCGATTCTAACTATACCAATTTTAATGATTCCTTTCCATGTAATACACCTTCTCATTAGACCAACTTTGAATGGGAGGTGGGATCGGATGACTTTCTGACTTCCTTTCTATCATAAATTATTGTGTGATTCTCAAGAGCAgatggaaatgctgctgctgaccTTAAGGTGAAGTCTTCATCCTATTACTTTCCCACATTGCTAGAAAACACTGCTTTGGCAAACATGAAAATAATGCTTAGGACCAACACAGCAATAAGCAGCAGTAAAGTAGGGTTGCTTGTCTCTTCCTGAGGGAAACCTGATTTCAGAGTGGCTGGAAAATAGTTTCCCACCCTCTTTTTGCTGAGGTTCACAAGACATAGGTAACTGGTTACAAGGCAACTCTTCTCAAAGGACCAACATCTTGCTCCCAAAAGTCTTCTGAATAGTCACCAGTAGCTAACtatgtggttttttccccttcttattcCACGCCTCTCCCAGGGAATTATTAGGTGGAGAAACATATTGGCCTCTGTTGTTATCCAGCAGCTGTTTCCCAGCATTTGCCCAACTTTTATTCCTGCCATGGTTTCCTGAAAGTCCCAGATACCTTCTTATAGACAGAGGTGATGAGCTGAGCTGTGCCAAAGGTAACTTACAGCATTTATACTTTCCTCGTGTCTTCAGAAAGAGTATGTTGGTTTCCagattctccttttctctctatCAGTAACTACACAcatagaaagaaatagaaagcatGGTAACTACAGATGACCCATAGAGTTAATTCTGTCTAATTTGGAAGCCATGGACAAGATGACCATAACGTCCCTTTGGGATTATAATCTAGTTTGGGCttcattaaatgtaattttttaaatgtaagtgaAGCTTGTATTCTCCAGATCATATTCGGGTCtttccttctatttatttatttttgaaataacatAATCAGGGATTGTTTTTTCCCAAGAATTGTGGTTGCTCCTGAACTGATACTGAAGAGTGGCGAGAGCTTCAAGCTGGTTACACTGTTAGTGATAATAATTGCATTGGAAAGTTTGCTTTCAGCATCATCAAAAGTTCTACTGTTGCCCTTGAGTAGGCAAATTGTTGCTTATGATGTATTTAATCTTGAATATTTTAGAGGAACTGCTGTTGTGTACTCTTAGGTAAAGATTTTAGTCTTGCATCCAAATGGCTTCTGATAATAATTGCCTTAGAAGAATTTCTTATAATCTTTACTCCAGTTCACTGTATGCATTCCActggcaaaattaaaaacaggGACATAACAAAAAACTTTATAGGTGCGTAGAGTTTAAGACTTCAAACTGGTTAGAATTTCCTTTAATGAAAAGACTATTTGGAGGTCTGTGGTTCAGATAtaaaaaacttcaaaatattttgcttggtGAATATTTCAAAGTCAGAtactcttattaaaaaaaaaaaaataaaagcaaagtagtGCCACTGAAATCTCCAAATCCACCACAGcaaaaaaatgttggaaattCAGCAAGCAAAAAACAAGTCACAAAGCAAATGACTTTTTTCCTAGCTTCCTAAAGCAGAAAGTTTTCATATCCTAGCTAAAGCCAGTCATTATGGAAAGAGATGATTTTCCCAAAGTTGTGGGGAATAGGTAAACAtaagagaattaattttcttcttttttttagctttgaagCGGTTTCATGGTTCTTCGGATTATCGCAGGGAGATGGAAGACATACAGCGGGAATGTTTTGCCGTAGATGGGGAGAAACCCAAGAAGCCGTGGCAATTATTCACTGATCGTGGCGTGAGGTGGCAGCTCATTACTGTGATTGTGATGACTATGGGCCAACAGCTCAGCGGGATAAACGCTGTAAGATTTCATACCTACAAACAGcttaaagaattatttaatttccatctgttttttgACCTTTTATTAACATGAAGGATCCACATAGAGAAGCtcagagaaatgggaaagaatatctttctattatttttgtgtttctcttttttccatttttttttcatttatgtatttctgCGATGTAAATTCCTTTAAAGAATGACTTTAAGTTTACATCttctgaaaaagtaaataaaggtGGATCAGCTTATCCCATTGTGTCTGGTTTAAGAATGTGAAGTATTACATTCAGTAAGTTGAATAATTGTATTTGCTATTATGATAGCAATATATTTACCTAGATATGAATTTAACAGATTCTTCTTGCTGTTTACATCAAATAATAACCCACAATATAAAATACATGGAGCTGTATGTTTAGGATGAACTTGACTTTGTTTCCAGATGACAATTTAACTATTGGACTATTGGGAATGCcaccccccacccttttttttttctgttgtagatTTATTTCTATGCaacttacatttttaaacaagctgGGATCTCAGCAGAAAAAATCCCGTATGTGACACTCGGCACTGGAGCTTGTGAATGCCTCACAGCCCTCACCTGTGTAAGTAACAATTCATTCTACCTCCTAGCATAAAGAGTAACGATTCTTCTTGAAGAGGAACGTTGGTAAAGATGAGATCAATATAGTAACAGAAAATTATGTCTTGTCTCCAGGGTTTGCTGATAGACTACGTGGGAAGAAGATATCTCATCATTGGGGGTTACCTCCTTATGAGCCTTTGGAGCACTGTTTTAACTTTCTCTCTGACTTACCAGGTGTGAAGGAGGACTCATTTATATTACACGATAGGACTATAGTGAGCGAAAATCTGTGATGCTCAAAACAAGGTGGAAGATAAGAGCTGCACAGGTTTAAACCGCAGCATAAAACTCGCAGCAACTGAAAGATTTGATCAATTCTGCAGATGAAGATTTGATCAAATCTTAGCTGAGAGCATTCTCTTGGGAAATACCAAAAATAAGAGAATGCTCTCAGCTAAGATTTGATCGTGTATTTGTCTCAAATCTGCAGCCAGTTTAATGCTGACAAAACTAAGTGATGACAAAACAGCATTTATTCTAGCTTTTCAAGTAATCTTTAGGATGAAATACTACATAGTGGTGCTATCAAGCATCAGGGTCTGCTTCAGTCCCTAATAAATCTCGACAGAAGTACTAGACTCCATTTagtaaaaattattaaatgaactatatttaatttctctgaagCAGTACTGTTAAATAAATCAGCTGTAAACGGCCATGAATGGCTGTTGGTCTTAGTTGCAATGAAATAGCAAAAGGAAATGTAACAGTTAAGGCAAACTTTAGATTACCAAAATCTGAACTAAACCTCATTCCCTTCTGTTCCAGGACCTGTACTGGTGGGTGCCTTACATCAGCATGGCATCTATATTTGCCTTCATCTTGAGCTTTGGGTTGGGACCAGGTATTACACAGCGGTGAATGTTGTAAGGCAGTGAGATgaggggatggggtggtggcGGGAGcatcagcagctctgctgtgtcgGGCAAGCCATACGGATTTCCAGGGAGGCTGCTGATGCTCTGCCTGAGGAACGCAAGAACAGTTCAGTCTCCACAGCCTGAAACTGAGCAACTCAGTTTTTCTGGCGCTGGAAATAACCACTAACAGACATTGAGCTTAACGacctcttctctttctgaaacTCATTCCCCCAGGTGGCATAACAAATACCCTGACAGCGGAATTATTCATACAGTCTTCACGTCCTGCTGCTTACATGATAGCAGGGACTATTAGTTGGATTAGTTTCTTCACAATTGGAATGCTCTTTCCCTTCATAGTGGTAAGTACGCAGAACGCCTCTTCCTAATTGCCTCGCCTCTCATTTTATCTTCTCTCGGGTTCCATCAAATTGCTTTTTCTTATACGGTAACATTTAAACATAGGATGCACACTGTCCCTCAACCTAGATTCCATccctcttaaaatattttttagatattaacaaaaaataatgaaacatgataaatgaaaatgaaaaggaatgcaTGGAGGGGATTTTCAtgttcagattaaaaaaaccaacttaatCTGATATTGAGATTCAAATAACACATTTCTTAGTAGTACCTTGTGCTTTTATGTCTAAGTAGAGTGGAACTAGTACGTGGGGTAGTGGCTTACATCTGCGAGAGCTCACTAAACTTACATACAGGGGGTTCTGTGATCAGGAAGATCATTAGGAAAAACAgtaaagattttaatttctagctctgtattttcagttttagcACTTGTTATTGAGAGCAAAACATGCAGGAACAGCACGCAGCAGGGTGTCTTAATTTGACAGTCCTTTCTTCTTGGTTGAACTCCGCTTCTCAATAAGatagttggtttttttaatgtatagcattgaaaaatattaataaacattcagaaaaaacaTAAGTAATATAATCTTAAAATGAGACAGCTAAGCACCAAATGCTGACCTGTCATTACGTTATGAATTTAGTGTGTgtttaaatcatttttttaatacaagactACAAAGTGTATTGCACAGCACTTTGTAgtcttttatctaaaaaaaaagctttttaaaaagttacatgtAAAGTAAGGATAGGTTGaacatctttttattaaaaatatctgagcAGCAATGTAAGATGTGAATGGGAacagaaagctttttattttcccaaacccACTTACACTTGAAATATGTTGCAatcaaataaattttattttcagaacgGACTGAAGCAGTATTGTTTTCTGGTGTTCTTACTGGAGTGCTCCTTAGTCGCTGCTTTCATCTTCCTCGTAATTCCTGAGAcaaaaaacaaatcttttctgGAAATCAAAAAGGAATTTCACAAGCTTAATTTTGGACGAAAtgctaaaaaaaaggaaacagagcttTATGAAAGAAGACAACTCcatgatgaattttaaaaaaattctgtgtaaTTTCTCAGCTGTAACAGAACTTTCATGAGAATTATGAACAGCGTCTTCTAAATTAGCAGTGTAATGCCACGAACAAGTAGCTTATTAAATCCTCCTATATATTTAGAGGAAGCTTAATTAAAGGCAAGTTAATCTTTCTGAAATGCTGTCAAAACACCTATTGTTGAAATGCCATTAACAACGTATTCTATCATACAGAGAAGACTCGATGTTTAGGCACAACTTGATGTTGTAGGAACCCAGAAAGGGTGTTCGGTGAATTTACCCCTCCTGGCAGATTTAGTCAGATTATTCCTTAGCTGCTCTTTTACTGCCAAGAGACAGTACAGCACCTATCTGAATTGCTGTTATTTGTAATAAAGTTTATTAGAAAGACTTGTTTCCTAAAAGCATACTAATAAAACAGTTTCTGggctttgggtttatttttttgcccTAACCTGGCATCTTAACATTTTAAACTGTGCAGCAGGGTAAAATCTCTTCTAGTTTTGAAGGTCAATTCCTGGCAGACTGCGTTCAACATCACAAAAAGCACCGAGTAGCAGAGAGGGCAGATGATTCAAATTAAATACCTTTTATTTACCTTTAAAGATTTTTCAAGATGGCCTGACAGAACACACACGAGGAGACTACGGAGAGCTTGAATGAGCTTTCTGCTTAATCTCCAACATTTTGTCCAGGGCTCtttctcaatttaaaataaattattcgtATTTTAGTAGTCCAAAAGTAAGAAATCTCAATTACATATGGTGTTTTTGTGCCTCTCTGATACTCCTTTCAATACCTGTAACTGCTAGGACAGAAGTCCTACCTTACCTATTACAACTTTTCCTGGTTGTCAGCAATTCCCGATGCCATCTGTTACTTAAGTGCTACAGGAAGCACtggatttcttttacttttatctTCCTTCTCTCAGAATTAAAGCTTTTAATGAAAACGTAGGAAGCAAACACCATTCTTCTGATTTTGGTAATTAAATCAGTtgtttaattgaaaataatattaaCTCTTAATGGGAAAGGAGGCAGTATCAGGAAGggatcttctttttctttagtttatctTCTaagtttgcaaaatatttcattttggctAGAAGCTTCTTAGCTTCTTGAAGatcatctgaaatgaaataataaaacattacTAGTTTACAGTAACTACAGCACTACGTGGTGTTTGATGTTTTACACCACAGTACTACATAAACCTAACAATAAAGGCA
This Chroicocephalus ridibundus chromosome 13, bChrRid1.1, whole genome shotgun sequence DNA region includes the following protein-coding sequences:
- the LOC134522904 gene encoding solute carrier family 2, facilitated glucose transporter member 11-like isoform X1; the protein is MVRMEQQPLLRGSSAHSKFPSWTLFLAVCAVGIGGTFQYGYNVSIINAPTQHIHRFLNETWTTRYHKELNPDLLTFLWSVIASIFSLGGLCGALIGGSMAIRLGRKGALLMNNIIAILASILMGISFPTGLFELLIVGRFLIGINSGVGLCVQPLYIGEVAPKHLRGGMAMGSSIFLTGGILTGQIIGLRELLGGETYWPLLLSSSCFPAFAQLLFLPWFPESPRYLLIDRGDELSCAKALKRFHGSSDYRREMEDIQRECFAVDGEKPKKPWQLFTDRGVRWQLITVIVMTMGQQLSGINAIYFYATYIFKQAGISAEKIPYVTLGTGACECLTALTCGLLIDYVGRRYLIIGGYLLMSLWSTVLTFSLTYQDLYWWVPYISMASIFAFILSFGLGPGGITNTLTAELFIQSSRPAAYMIAGTISWISFFTIGMLFPFIVNGLKQYCFLVFLLECSLVAAFIFLVIPETKNKSFLEIKKEFHKLNFGRNAKKKETELYERRQLHDEF
- the LOC134522904 gene encoding solute carrier family 2, facilitated glucose transporter member 11-like isoform X2; protein product: MAPRSKFPSWTLFLAVCAVGIGGTFQYGYNVSIINAPTQHIHRFLNETWTTRYHKELNPDLLTFLWSVIASIFSLGGLCGALIGGSMAIRLGRKGALLMNNIIAILASILMGISFPTGLFELLIVGRFLIGINSGVGLCVQPLYIGEVAPKHLRGGMAMGSSIFLTGGILTGQIIGLRELLGGETYWPLLLSSSCFPAFAQLLFLPWFPESPRYLLIDRGDELSCAKALKRFHGSSDYRREMEDIQRECFAVDGEKPKKPWQLFTDRGVRWQLITVIVMTMGQQLSGINAIYFYATYIFKQAGISAEKIPYVTLGTGACECLTALTCGLLIDYVGRRYLIIGGYLLMSLWSTVLTFSLTYQDLYWWVPYISMASIFAFILSFGLGPGGITNTLTAELFIQSSRPAAYMIAGTISWISFFTIGMLFPFIVNGLKQYCFLVFLLECSLVAAFIFLVIPETKNKSFLEIKKEFHKLNFGRNAKKKETELYERRQLHDEF